One part of the Sphingobium yanoikuyae genome encodes these proteins:
- a CDS encoding LacI family DNA-binding transcriptional regulator: MRSTKDSPQGSDSTIADVAAAVGVSIRTVSRVLNQSPKVNAETRERVQKAIAALNFRPSMRARAFAMGRSFLIGMVHNDRNALVLDAVQRGIVGEAGRRGYELVVHPTPMDAAASVEDVLQFVRRSRTDGLVVLPPVSGIAGLPEALAREHIPAVALSALPITGYADVILSPEREAAAQVARYLLDLGHRRIAMVGGPANAISAQERRAGFVEALAAAGVTLLDEAEGDYGFQSGLAAAERFLSLPTAPTAIFAANDVMAAGVLKCAGIKGIAVPQSLSVVGFDGSLLSHVVSPALTTIWRPFGDMARIATQQLIDRIEGQTVTAELPPPLRLVEAESSGPAPA, from the coding sequence ATGCGATCAACAAAGGACAGCCCGCAGGGAAGCGATTCCACCATTGCCGATGTCGCCGCTGCGGTGGGCGTCTCGATCCGAACGGTATCGCGGGTTCTCAACCAGTCGCCCAAGGTCAATGCGGAAACCCGCGAGCGCGTCCAGAAGGCGATTGCGGCGCTCAATTTCCGTCCTTCCATGCGCGCCCGCGCCTTCGCCATGGGCCGATCCTTCCTGATCGGCATGGTCCATAATGATCGCAATGCGCTGGTGCTCGACGCCGTGCAGCGCGGCATCGTCGGCGAAGCGGGCCGGCGCGGCTATGAACTGGTGGTCCATCCCACGCCGATGGATGCCGCCGCCTCGGTCGAGGATGTGCTGCAATTCGTCCGACGTTCGCGCACCGACGGTCTGGTGGTGCTGCCGCCGGTATCGGGCATTGCCGGCCTGCCCGAAGCGCTGGCGCGCGAGCATATTCCCGCCGTTGCCCTGTCGGCCCTGCCGATCACCGGCTATGCCGATGTGATCCTGTCGCCCGAGCGCGAGGCGGCCGCACAGGTGGCGCGCTATCTCCTCGATCTCGGCCATCGCCGCATCGCGATGGTCGGCGGTCCGGCCAATGCCATTTCCGCGCAGGAGCGCCGGGCGGGCTTTGTCGAGGCACTGGCCGCCGCCGGTGTCACTTTGCTGGACGAAGCGGAGGGCGATTATGGCTTCCAGTCAGGCCTTGCCGCCGCCGAGCGTTTCCTGTCGCTGCCAACTGCGCCCACGGCGATCTTCGCCGCCAATGACGTCATGGCTGCCGGCGTCCTCAAATGCGCCGGAATCAAGGGCATTGCCGTTCCGCAGTCGCTATCCGTCGTCGGCTTCGACGGCAGCCTGTTGTCGCATGTCGTGTCGCCGGCGCTCACCACCATCTGGCGCCCCTTTGGCGACATGGCGCGGATCGCGACCCAGCAGTTGATCGACCGGATCGAGGGGCAGACCGTCACCGCCGAACTGCCCCCGCCACTGCGGCTGGTGGAGGCGGAATCGAGCGGTCCCGCCCCCGCCTGA